From Vibrio artabrorum, a single genomic window includes:
- the kdsD gene encoding arabinose-5-phosphate isomerase KdsD — protein sequence MSQPFDYCSVAKQVLETEVAGLTQLDQYFNDDFSKACDLILNNEGKVVVMGMGKSGHIGNKIAATLASTGTSAFFVHPGEAAHGDLGMIEPGDIVIAISNSGESNEILGLFPVLKRLNIKIISMTGKPASNMATFSDIHLQISVPEEACPLGLAPTTSTTATLVMGDALAVALLQARGFTAQDFALSHPGGALGRQLLLKLDDIMHTGDALPVVAPDALVRDALLEISQKGLGMTAIVGKDGQMAGIFTDGDLRRILDKRVDIHNTKIGDVMTLNPTVAEPNMLAVEGLNLMQAKSISGLMLCHEGKLVGALNMHDLLKAGVM from the coding sequence ATGTCTCAGCCATTCGATTATTGCAGTGTTGCAAAACAAGTTTTAGAAACCGAAGTTGCAGGTCTTACTCAATTAGACCAATATTTTAATGATGATTTTAGCAAGGCTTGTGATCTGATCCTAAACAACGAAGGCAAAGTGGTTGTGATGGGCATGGGTAAATCCGGTCACATTGGCAACAAAATAGCAGCAACGCTAGCAAGCACAGGAACATCCGCTTTCTTTGTACACCCAGGAGAAGCGGCGCACGGCGATTTAGGTATGATTGAACCGGGTGATATTGTGATTGCCATATCCAATTCAGGCGAATCAAATGAAATCCTCGGCCTATTCCCGGTATTAAAACGCTTGAACATCAAGATCATCAGCATGACAGGCAAGCCAGCATCAAACATGGCGACCTTCTCTGATATCCACTTACAAATTTCGGTACCGGAAGAAGCATGCCCACTCGGCTTAGCGCCAACAACCAGTACCACCGCGACTTTGGTTATGGGTGATGCATTAGCCGTTGCACTTTTGCAGGCTCGAGGCTTTACCGCTCAAGACTTTGCTCTGTCTCATCCCGGTGGTGCTTTAGGTCGTCAATTGCTGTTAAAACTCGATGATATAATGCACACAGGTGACGCTCTTCCTGTTGTCGCGCCAGATGCGCTAGTTCGAGACGCTCTATTAGAGATATCTCAAAAAGGCTTAGGCATGACGGCAATCGTTGGTAAAGATGGTCAAATGGCCGGTATTTTTACCGATGGTGATTTACGCCGTATCCTAGACAAGCGTGTTGATATTCATAACACCAAAATCGGCGATGTGATGACATTGAACCCGACGGTAGCTGAACCAAACATGCTGGCAGTCGAGGGATTAAACTTGATGCAAGCGAAAAGCATTAGTGGCCTGATGTTGTGCCATGAAGGTAAGCTGGTTGGAGCCTTAAACATGCATGACTTACTGAAAGCAGGAGTAATGTAA
- the kdsC gene encoding 3-deoxy-manno-octulosonate-8-phosphatase KdsC, whose translation MTQTIDTLYGTVDADVFAVAKEIKLLICDVDGVFSDGRIYMGNNGEELKTFHTRDGYGIKSLMNAGIEIAIITGRQSQIVENRMTALGIKLIYQGQDDKVKAYQDICDKLSVNPENTGYIGDDLIDWPVMEKVGLKVCVADGHPLLAKRANYVTTINGGHGAVREVCDLILQARNELDVHKGLSI comes from the coding sequence ATGACACAGACAATCGACACCCTATACGGCACCGTTGATGCTGATGTATTCGCTGTAGCAAAAGAGATCAAACTGCTGATCTGCGATGTCGATGGCGTCTTCTCTGATGGTCGCATCTACATGGGTAACAACGGTGAAGAGCTGAAAACCTTTCACACTCGTGACGGTTACGGCATTAAATCACTGATGAACGCGGGTATTGAAATCGCAATCATCACCGGCCGTCAATCTCAAATTGTTGAGAATCGAATGACCGCTCTCGGCATCAAGCTGATTTATCAAGGTCAAGACGATAAAGTTAAAGCATACCAAGACATTTGCGATAAGCTTTCAGTTAACCCTGAAAATACAGGTTATATTGGAGATGATTTGATCGACTGGCCGGTAATGGAAAAAGTTGGCTTGAAAGTCTGTGTAGCAGATGGTCACCCACTGCTAGCAAAACGAGCCAATTACGTAACAACCATTAACGGTGGCCACGGCGCGGTACGTGAAGTTTGCGACCTTATTTTACAAGCCAGAAATGAACTCGACGTGCACAAAGGTTTAAGCATATGA
- the lptC gene encoding LPS export ABC transporter periplasmic protein LptC, translating into MSFTRIIYLILIFIACWSTYYLFDKQQTSTIQVPPNVELPSFSGKSLNNISYSQTGIRSYLVESTYLEHYSEVGDTHFQNPVLSVYRDGQTIEWRITADRAIMDKNQVVTFYGNVVAKNLLPEASFDTMTTDKMVVELTSRDFYSETPVHMIGTFFETEGQAMKGNFGTNNATLFNSVQGRYETLTP; encoded by the coding sequence ATGAGTTTTACTCGTATTATCTATTTAATACTCATATTTATCGCTTGTTGGTCAACCTACTACTTGTTTGACAAACAGCAAACATCGACGATACAAGTGCCTCCGAATGTAGAGCTCCCTTCATTTAGTGGCAAGAGTTTGAACAACATTAGCTATAGCCAAACCGGTATTCGTAGCTATCTGGTTGAATCAACATATTTAGAGCACTACTCAGAGGTTGGCGATACACATTTTCAAAATCCGGTTCTCTCGGTATACCGAGATGGACAAACTATTGAATGGCGAATCACCGCTGATCGCGCAATTATGGATAAAAATCAAGTCGTCACTTTTTATGGCAATGTTGTAGCAAAGAACCTGTTGCCAGAAGCCAGTTTCGATACCATGACCACGGATAAGATGGTTGTTGAACTGACTAGCCGAGATTTTTATTCAGAGACTCCGGTCCATATGATCGGTACATTTTTTGAAACTGAGGGACAAGCAATGAAAGGTAATTTCGGTACCAACAATGCGACCCTCTTTAATTCTGTTCAAGGTAGATATGAAACTCTTACACCTTAG
- the lptA gene encoding lipopolysaccharide transport periplasmic protein LptA, which yields MKLLHLSLFALALAAPSVYALSSDSEQPVYIDSDSQQLDMKSNQVTFLGDVNLKQGSININADKVIVTRNAANGEIEAIQGFGKPATFSQLTDEGKTLYGEANDLHYQLVADTLIMTKNAMLSQDGSIIRGSKITYEIGSQKLVADSGKNKRVSTVLQPTEVNK from the coding sequence ATGAAACTCTTACACCTTAGTTTATTCGCTTTGGCCCTTGCTGCACCAAGTGTCTATGCCCTATCTTCAGATAGCGAGCAGCCCGTCTACATCGACTCAGACAGCCAGCAATTGGACATGAAAAGTAACCAAGTGACATTTCTTGGCGATGTAAACCTGAAACAAGGTAGCATCAATATCAATGCCGATAAGGTTATTGTTACCCGTAATGCTGCCAACGGCGAAATCGAAGCCATTCAAGGCTTTGGCAAGCCCGCAACCTTCTCACAACTGACTGATGAAGGAAAAACACTTTACGGTGAAGCTAACGACTTACATTACCAACTGGTTGCTGACACATTAATCATGACTAAGAATGCGATGCTGTCTCAAGATGGCAGTATCATTCGCGGTTCTAAAATTACTTATGAGATCGGCTCTCAGAAATTAGTCGCTGACAGTGGTAAAAACAAACGTGTGTCAACGGTTTTACAACCAACGGAAGTGAATAAGTAA
- the lptB gene encoding LPS export ABC transporter ATP-binding protein yields the protein MAVLKAKNLAKTYSKRKVVTDVSLQVESGQIVGLLGPNGAGKTTSFYMIVGLVARDEGTISIDDRDISILPMHSRSRLGIGYLPQEASIFRKLSVEDNIMAVLQTRDEMTKEQRQDKLEDLLEEFHIQHIRTSNGMALSGGERRRVEIARALAANPQFILLDEPFAGVDPISVIDIKKIIVHLRDRGLGVLITDHNVRETLDVCEKAYIVSQGHLIAEGTPEDVLNNEQVKQVYLGEQFRL from the coding sequence ATGGCTGTTCTAAAAGCAAAAAACCTAGCGAAAACCTACAGCAAGCGTAAAGTGGTCACCGATGTAAGCTTGCAAGTCGAATCGGGTCAGATTGTGGGTCTGCTTGGACCGAATGGTGCAGGCAAAACCACATCGTTCTATATGATTGTTGGTCTGGTTGCGCGAGATGAAGGCACCATCAGCATTGATGACCGAGACATCAGTATCTTACCCATGCACAGTCGCTCTCGTCTTGGTATCGGCTACTTACCTCAAGAAGCTTCTATTTTTCGTAAGTTGTCTGTAGAGGACAACATCATGGCGGTTTTACAAACGCGTGATGAAATGACCAAAGAACAGCGCCAAGATAAGTTGGAAGACCTGCTGGAGGAGTTCCACATTCAACATATCCGCACCAGCAATGGTATGGCTTTGTCCGGTGGTGAACGTCGTCGCGTTGAAATAGCTCGAGCTCTGGCAGCCAATCCGCAGTTCATTCTACTGGACGAACCCTTTGCCGGCGTTGACCCAATCTCTGTTATCGATATCAAAAAAATTATCGTTCACCTGCGTGATCGTGGTTTGGGTGTTTTAATCACTGACCACAACGTTCGTGAGACATTAGACGTATGTGAAAAAGCTTACATCGTAAGCCAAGGACACCTGATCGCTGAAGGTACGCCTGAGGACGTTCTCAATAACGAACAAGTTAAACAAGTTTATCTAGGCGAACAATTCCGTCTATGA